Below is a window of Sandaracinaceae bacterium DNA.
CGTGGGGCGCCCGCCCGCCTCCGCGGACGAGCGACGGTGCGCGACCGCGCTCCGCCGCGACGTGGAGGCGCTCGTCGCGATGGGGGAGCGGAGCGCGCGTCGGCCGGCCGCGCTCGCGGCGGCGCGGGATCACCTCTCGCGCCGTGTGTGGGAGCTCGGCCTCGAGCCGCGACTCGACACCTACACGTGGGAGGGCGCTCGCTACGACAACGTGCTCGCCGGCCCGCGCGACGGCGGCGTCCTCATCGGCGCCCACTATGACAGCGCCCCCGGCTCGCCGGGCGGCAACGACGACGCGAGCGGCGTCGCGGTCGTGCTGGCGCTCGCGGCCCGGTCGAGGGGCGCGCCCGGCCCCGTGCGCTACGCGCTCTTCGTCAACGAGGAGCCGCCGCGCTTTCGCACCGCCGGCATGGGCAGCCGCGTCTTGGCGGCCCGGCTGGCGCGCGAGGGGCGGCTGCCGGACGCGATGATCGCCCTCGACAGCCTCGGCCACTACAGCGCCGAGGAGGGCACGCAGCGCTACGCGACCTTCGCGCAGTCGCTCGCGTTCGGGACCCGCGGCGACTACGTCGCGTTCGTCGGGGACGACGCGTCGGAGGCGCTGCTCCGGCGATCCGTCGGCGCCTTTCGCGCGGTGGCGAGGATCCCCTCCGAGGGCGCGGTGCTCTCACGGCGCACGCAGGGGGCCGGCTGGTCCGACCATGAATCGTTCTGGCTTCAGGGCGTCCCGGCCATCCTCGTGACCGACACCGCGGCCTTCCGCGACGCGCGCTACCACACGCCCCGGGACGACGGCTCGCAGATCGACTACGTCGCGCTCGCTCGCGTGGTGGACGGCCTCGAGGCGGTCGTCCGGTCCCTCAGCGAGTGACGCGGAGGCGCTGCACGAGCCAGTCGTCGCCCGCCTTGTGGAGCGTCCACTCCGCGGTGGCCATGCCGGTCCGCGTCCCGAGCAACCGGAGCGTCACGCGGGCCTCGCGATCCTCCACCTCGATCGCGGTCGACAGCGCGCGGAGGGAGTCGCCCATGAAGCGCGAGAGCGCGCGCTGACGTCGCTCGGCCAGCTCGGCCTCGTCGCCGGCGTCGAAGCGTCGGGACTCGCCCAGGGCGCTGAGCTCGAGCGACTGACGCTCGAGATCCACCCAGCGATCGGTGGCCGCGGCGACGCGCGCCGGCTCGAGCCGACCCGTCACGTCCTCGACGAACGCCTCGAGCCGCTCCTCGTCGGTGATCACGAGCGCGTCGTAGAGCACGAGCGCAACCATCGCCGCGCCCACCCCGAGCCAACCGCGCTTCGTCACGTGTAAAGCATGACACGTGCTTGAAAGCGCGAAAGCGGCGTCGATATCTCCGTACGTGGGAGGAACGGCCGTGACCGAGCGCATCTTGCGCGGAGACTCGAGGCTGCCGCTGACGGCGGCCGTGGCCGTGTCCCTCGGGGTCGCGACCGCCGCCCTCTGCAGCGTCACCCTCGCGTGGTGCTTCGAGGGCGTGGACCTGGCGTCGCGCGCGTTGAGCCGCGGGGACTCGGTCTGGACGGCGGCCCCCCTCTGCGCGGGCCTCGTGGTGGCGTTGGTCGCCGCGCGGCACGCGCGCGCGGCCGCCCTGGACGTCCCCGCGCTCGAGATGGCGGTGATCCCGCTCGCGATGGTGCTGTCGCTCGCGCTGCCGCCCTTCGTGATGGCGTGGACGGGTCGGCCGCTCCACCCCGGCTGCAGCGCGTGCAGCATGACGGCGCCCACCACCCTCGTCGGCATGGCGTTCGTCATGGGGGTCTGGGTGACCGGCGCGGTGGCCGGCCTCCGGGTCGTGCTGCGCGAGCTCTCCCTGGAGCGCGCCATCGGGGCGGCGCCCGTCGCGTGGCGGCAGGTGGGCCTCTGGTGGGCGGCGCTGGGCATCCCGCTGGCCCTCTTCGCGGAGCTCTGGACGCCGCTCGGGTTCTCTCGCGTGGCGGGCTGGGGGCTGCTCTCGCTGGGTCTGACCACGACGCTCGTCGCCACCTGCGCCGAGAACGCGCTCGTGGCCTGGCTGGCCAGAGTGGCGGCCGGTCACGTGGAGGGCTGGAGCATCGAGCCCGCGCCGACGGCGCTCGCCGCGAACGAGGCGCTGCCGGCCGTGCTCCCGTTCACCCCCCGCGACGCGGTCCTCTATCTGCACGGCGAGGGCGCGCGAGGCCCGTTCCGCTCGCAGCCCCAGCGCGTCCCGGTGGCCGTCGTCCCCTCGAAGCTCGACGTCTCCTGAGCGAGCTGGCCCGAGCGAGTTGGCCCGAGAGATCGGTCCGTCAGCGCTTGCGCACCATGAACAGCCCGTCGCCGATCGGGACCATGCTGGCGTCGATCCGCGCGTCTCGCCCCACCTTCTCGTTGAGCGCGCGCAGGGCCACGGTCGCGTCCGACTCGTCCTCGGGGCGGATCACCGCGCCGCCCCAGAGCACGTTGTCGATCATCATGACGCCGCCCGGGCGAAGCAGCTCGAGGCACGCCTCGTAGTAGCGGTCGTAGCGCGGCTTGTCGGCGTCGATGAAGGCGTAGTCGAAGGTCCCCGCGCCGCCCTCGGCGAGCAGCGCGTCGAGGCTCTCGCCGGCCGGTCCGACGCGGGACTCCACCTTGTCGGCGACGCCGGCCCGCTCCCAGAAGGTGCGCGCCGTGCTCAGGTACTCCGCGCTCAGATCGCAGCAGACCAGCGCGCCGTCCTCGGGCATCGCGAGCGCGACCGCGAGGGCCGAGTAGCCGGTGAAGGTGCCCACCTCGACGCCGCGCCGGGCGCCGATCAACTTCACGATCCACGCCATGAAGGCGCCTTGCTCGGGCCCGATCTGCATCACGGCGTTGTCGCGCGCGGCGGTCTCGGAGCGCAGCTCCGCGAGGACGGGGTGCTCGTCCACGGAGACGTCGACGAGGTACGCGTGCAGCGCGTCGGTCATCGGTAGGGTTCGGTTGGCCATCGCTCAGCTCCTCGCTTCTTCGACCGCGGCCTCGACCTCGCCCCGGATCTCGCCGAGCCGCTGGTCGCTCTCCGCCTCGAAGCGGAGGACGAGCACGGGCTGGGTGTTGCTCGCCCGGACCAGGCCCCATCCGCCTTCGAAGAGGATGCGCGCCCCGTCCACCGTGATGACGTCGTTCGTCTGCGCGAAGCGGGCCTTGATGCGCTCGACGACGTCGAACTTCTGATCGTCGGGGCACTCGACCCGGATCTCCGGGGTCGAGAAGGTCTGCGGCACGTCCGCGAGCAGCTCGTGGAGCGGCCTCCCTTCGGCCGCGAGGATCTCCAGGAGGCGGAGGGTCGCGTAGACCGCGTCGTCGAACCCGAAGAACCGATCGGCGAAGAACACGTGGCCGCTCATCTCGCCCGCGAGCAGCGCGCCCTCCTCCTTCATCTTCGCCTTGATGAGCGAGTGGCCGGTCTTCCAGAGGATGGGCCGGCCGCCGTGCTTGGCGATGTCGTCATAGAGGGTCTGGCTGCACTTCACCTCGCCGAGGATGGCGGCGCCGGGGCGCTCCTTCAGCAGGTAGCGCGAGAGCAGGATGAGCAGCCGGTCGCCGAAGAGCTGCTCGCCGCGCGCGTCGATCACGCCGATGCGATCTCCGTCACCGTCGTACGCGATCCCGACGTCGTGACCGCGCTCGAGCACCGCGGCGCGCAGCATCTCGAGGTTGTGCGGCTCCGACGGGTCGGGGTGGTGGACCGGGAAGCGCCCGTCCGGCTCGCAGAGGAGCGCCTCGGGCTCGATCCCGGCCGCGCGCAGGGCCGCCAGGGCGGTGGGCCCCGCGGCGCCGTTGCCCGCGTCGATGGCCACGGAGAGGTCGGTCCGCGCGAGCTTCACGTTGCCGCGGATGAACCCCTCGTAGGCGGGGAGCACGTCGACCTGCTGCACGCGCCCGCCCGGGGCTTTGACGAAGTCGCGGCGCTCGATGAGCGTGCGGAGCGAGCGGATGTCGTCGCCGCTCAGCGTCGCGTGGCCGCTCATCATCTTGAAGCCGTTGTCTTCGGGGGGGTTGTGGCTGCCGGTGATCTGGACGCCGCCGTCGAGGTCCTCGTGGAAGACCGAGAAGTACATCAGCGGTGTCGGCACCACGCCGATGTCGACGAGGGTGAGGCCTGCCTCGAGCAGCCCCGCGGTGAGCGCCTCGAAGAGCCGGGGCGAGCTGAGCCGGCAGTCGCGCCCGACGGCGACGCGGCGCCCTCCGCGGCGTGACCAGAAGGTGCCGAGCGCGCGCCCGAGGTCGCGGGCCAGCGCGTCGGTCAGGTCGCGGTCGGCGACGCCTCGGATGTCGTACTCGCGAAAGACGTGGGGGTTCGGAATCGTCATCGCGCCGGTTGTCGCGCAGCCGGGGCGGCGGCGCAAGCGCGTCAGCACGCCCGTCAGAGCGCGTCCGGGTCGACGCCCAGCTCGCGCAGCTTCGCGGCCAGCCGCTCCGCGCGGCGGCTCTCCTCCTCGGCGCGGCGGCTCTCCTCCTCGGCGCGGCCGATCGCGTCATCCACCATGCCGGTGAGCCGATCGATCAGCTCTCGCGCGTGCGGCAAGGGCGCCACGCCGGCGAAGAACCGCAGCTGGCCCTCGTCCAGACCCAGCTCGAGCTCGAGCACGGTGGACGCCCAGCGCCCGCCCTGCGGCATGATGGGCTCGTAGGTGCGGCCGTCCGGCGGGCTGAGGCGATGCCCGCTGATGCGGCGCGCGAGGGGCTCGAACACGAAGTACTCGGGCACGCCCAGGCGCGCGAGCTTCTCCACCTGGTCGCGGGTGTCCTTCAGCCGGTTCCCCGCCACGTGGATCTCGAGCACGAAGTCGAGCCCCTGGCCCTCCTCCGCGACGACCCAGCTCATCCGTTCGTGCTTGGAGACGTCGAGGACCGCGATCAGGTCGGGCGCGAAGACGCGCTCGTCGGGGTAGTAGACGGGCAGCTCGGAGGCGATGTAGACGCTCCGACCGCGACGGGAGAACCAGTCGTCGAGCGCCTCGCGCGCGCGGTTCTTCGGGATCGAGTGCGGATCGCCCTCCGGTGGCGCGGCGCGCGGGAGCTCCGACGGGAGCGAGGCCACGACCCGACGCCGCTGCTCGGGCGTCATCGCGGCCCACACCTCCATCGAGGGGGCGCGCGGGTCGTCCGGATCGATCTCGTAGGGGGCGCCCATCGACGTCCCCAGGATAGCACTCGCGGTCCGAACAGCCGCTCAGAGCGCTTCGGGCTTGGCCACCTTCAGCGCTTCGACGATCTTCTTGACGTCCTGGGCGCGCTCTCTCGGCATGACCAGCAAGGCGTCTTCCGTGTCCACGACGACCATGTCCTCGAGCCCGATCAGCGCCACCACCTTGCCGGCGGGCGCCTTCACGTAGCACCCCTTGCTGTCGACCAGGATCGCGTCCTCGGGGGCGACGTTGGCGCCTTCGCCCTCGGCGGAGAGCTCCCACGCGCTCGCGAAGCTGCCGAGATCGCTCCAGCCGAAGTCGGCGGGCACGACCGCGACCTCGTTCACCTTCTCCATCACGCCGTGGTCGATCGAGACCGAGGGGAGGGTGGGGAAGAGCTCTCGCACGACGGCTCCCTCGTCCTCGAGCGCGGCGGCCCGGAAGCGGTCGAGGGCCTCACCGAGGCCGGGGAGGTGCGCGTGGATCGCCTCGAGCATCTCGCCCGCGCGGAAGAAGAACATGCCGCTGTTCCAGAGGAAGCTGCCCGCGGCGAGGAACTGCTCGGCGCGCTGACGGTTCGGCTTCTCGACGAAGCGGCGCGCCCGGTAGACCTCCTCCGCGATCGGCTCGCCCATCTCGATGTAGCCGTACCCGGTCTCGGGGCGGCTCGGGCGGATGCCGACCGTCACCACGCCGCCGTCCTTCGCCGCTTCCACCGCGAGCTTCAGGACCCGCGCGTACTCGGCCTCGTCGCCGATGTGATGGTCGGCGGGGAGCACGACGCACACCGCGTCCGGGTCCTGGCGCGCGACCCGC
It encodes the following:
- a CDS encoding M28 family peptidase — protein: MADPFAPRPPWRALAALSLGVALFAGVLTWRTVAARMPGERFVGRPPASADERRCATALRRDVEALVAMGERSARRPAALAAARDHLSRRVWELGLEPRLDTYTWEGARYDNVLAGPRDGGVLIGAHYDSAPGSPGGNDDASGVAVVLALAARSRGAPGPVRYALFVNEEPPRFRTAGMGSRVLAARLAREGRLPDAMIALDSLGHYSAEEGTQRYATFAQSLAFGTRGDYVAFVGDDASEALLRRSVGAFRAVARIPSEGAVLSRRTQGAGWSDHESFWLQGVPAILVTDTAAFRDARYHTPRDDGSQIDYVALARVVDGLEAVVRSLSE
- a CDS encoding class I SAM-dependent methyltransferase encodes the protein MANRTLPMTDALHAYLVDVSVDEHPVLAELRSETAARDNAVMQIGPEQGAFMAWIVKLIGARRGVEVGTFTGYSALAVALAMPEDGALVCCDLSAEYLSTARTFWERAGVADKVESRVGPAGESLDALLAEGGAGTFDYAFIDADKPRYDRYYEACLELLRPGGVMMIDNVLWGGAVIRPEDESDATVALRALNEKVGRDARIDASMVPIGDGLFMVRKR
- a CDS encoding Uma2 family endonuclease — translated: MGAPYEIDPDDPRAPSMEVWAAMTPEQRRRVVASLPSELPRAAPPEGDPHSIPKNRAREALDDWFSRRGRSVYIASELPVYYPDERVFAPDLIAVLDVSKHERMSWVVAEEGQGLDFVLEIHVAGNRLKDTRDQVEKLARLGVPEYFVFEPLARRISGHRLSPPDGRTYEPIMPQGGRWASTVLELELGLDEGQLRFFAGVAPLPHARELIDRLTGMVDDAIGRAEEESRRAEEESRRAERLAAKLRELGVDPDAL
- a CDS encoding phosphomannomutase/phosphoglucomutase, with translation MTIPNPHVFREYDIRGVADRDLTDALARDLGRALGTFWSRRGGRRVAVGRDCRLSSPRLFEALTAGLLEAGLTLVDIGVVPTPLMYFSVFHEDLDGGVQITGSHNPPEDNGFKMMSGHATLSGDDIRSLRTLIERRDFVKAPGGRVQQVDVLPAYEGFIRGNVKLARTDLSVAIDAGNGAAGPTALAALRAAGIEPEALLCEPDGRFPVHHPDPSEPHNLEMLRAAVLERGHDVGIAYDGDGDRIGVIDARGEQLFGDRLLILLSRYLLKERPGAAILGEVKCSQTLYDDIAKHGGRPILWKTGHSLIKAKMKEEGALLAGEMSGHVFFADRFFGFDDAVYATLRLLEILAAEGRPLHELLADVPQTFSTPEIRVECPDDQKFDVVERIKARFAQTNDVITVDGARILFEGGWGLVRASNTQPVLVLRFEAESDQRLGEIRGEVEAAVEEARS
- a CDS encoding mannose-1-phosphate guanylyltransferase encodes the protein MTRAFTIVMAGGSGTRFWPLSRAGRPKQLLPLAGGEESLLAATVRRATQVTRPEDVLVVTSERLAAPTREQLWQLPEENVLAEPVGRNTAPCIGWAATRVARQDPDAVCVVLPADHHIGDEAEYARVLKLAVEAAKDGGVVTVGIRPSRPETGYGYIEMGEPIAEEVYRARRFVEKPNRQRAEQFLAAGSFLWNSGMFFFRAGEMLEAIHAHLPGLGEALDRFRAAALEDEGAVVRELFPTLPSVSIDHGVMEKVNEVAVVPADFGWSDLGSFASAWELSAEGEGANVAPEDAILVDSKGCYVKAPAGKVVALIGLEDMVVVDTEDALLVMPRERAQDVKKIVEALKVAKPEAL